DNA from Camelus dromedarius isolate mCamDro1 chromosome X, mCamDro1.pat, whole genome shotgun sequence:
tttctaagaGCTAAAGGAAACCATGGACAAAAGGCTAAAGGAAATGCCCCAGAAAATATAGGATATCTGTAGAGAAatagaatataaagaaataaaagttattaaaagaaaccaaacagaaattcgGGAGCTGAAAAGTACAATGACTGAAACGAAAAGCTCACTAAAGGGGTTCAATATCATGTTTGAgcatgcagaagaaagaatctgcTAATTTGAAGACAGATGAATTGAGATTATACAGTCTGAGgagcaaaaagtgaaaacaatgaagaaaaatgaacaaaacctaaGAGATCCATGAGACACCATCAAGCACAATAACATATTCATGATGGGAATCCCAGAAAGAGACAAGTGACATAAAGGGgcagaaataatttttgaacaaataatagaagaaaattgcTCAAATTAGAAGGAAGACACTAATATGTGCATCTAAGAAGTTCATTAACTCCAATCAAGACAAACCTGAAGAGACCCAAACAAAGACACGTTAGAGTCATATCATCAAAACCAAATATATGGCACTACACTGTAGCAACTATAATGTCAATTTTCTAGTTTTGGAGTTGGGTGGTGGTTTCACAAGtgtgaaagaggaaagggaaagggaaagggagaaatggaagaaaaggaaagagggacaAGCAGGGTTAAATGATGAGTCTGTTGTAAAGCAAGGATTTTGATGAGTCTGTTCATCTCTagtccatatttttaaatgtcttaatgCGTCCCTTTTTTAGCTGTCAGACATTCTCCCTAGATGAGAACAGGTCAAATGTTGGCATGCAAGTTTCCGGTGTGGAGAGAAGTGAACAAAGAAAGCGAAAAGGAAGTTGGTGAAATCAGTTGGGGTATATGGATTTTGAAGTCCCTCGAGGATCAGGAAGTGGTGTCCAATAGACACTTGGCAAAAAGGGCCTGAGGCTCAGGGGAGGGAATAACCTGGATACGTAGATTTGGGAATCATCTGTGTTTAGAGGGAAATGAACAGAGATCACGCAAGGAGAGAGAACATGTGGACTGAAACAGGAGGCCCAGAACACCACTACTCAAGGTGGTAGCTCAATTCCCGGAGGGTATCACCACCTGGGCTCTGCAGTCAGGCAGAGCTGGTCTTGAAAGCGGGTTGTGGGGCTCGGTTGCTGAGCGCTCTTGGCGAAGTCGGGTACCCCGCTGTGATCAGCTGTCACAACCGGTGATAATGGACATCTCAGGGGGATGCTGCGTAAGGACCTGAAATGTGCCAGGTAAAGCACCTGCATCAGGaagcctcctccctcctgctctgtcagtaactccctcctctccaacccctgACCCCCAAGGTCTGTCTGCAGCTGTTCGATCCCTTGGGGACGCGGGTGAGGGGGCGGAGCGGGGGGAGCAGAGCTCGGGTGACGTGGCGCTCACGTGACCAGCCGGGCGCAGACGTGGGCAGCAGCCCCCGCGCGCGCCCGCCCGCCAGCCCTGCGGTCCGGTCCCGGCCGCGTCCGCTCGCATCGCCCGCGTGGAACCAGCTCCCCGAGCTCCCGGGGTGGCGGGCGAGGGGCGAGCGGGCTTAGGCGAGCCCGAGGAGGCGCAGGCCTGGCCCGGGCCTCGCAGGTCAGTGTGAAAGTGGGCGCTGCTGGAGGCCCGGGCGGCGCGGGAGGAGGATGAGAGGAGGATCCAGAAGCagcggggcggggcccggggagaAGGGAAGGGTCCAGAGATGGGTGAGGAGGGGCACGGGGCGCGGcgtgggcaggtggggagggaggacccAGCAACCCATCCCGCCGCCTTCTCGACGAAACTCTTCTGGGCTTTCCTTCAATTTTCGAACCTGAAATGGGGGCTGGGGGCGCAGTGCGACAGTGAAACgtagaaaaattctgaaaataatccGCCTCTCACATTCATTGCCTATGAGGAAATAGTGACCTCCGTGTAAAGGGGTGGAACTGGGGCGGGTTGCCTGCAGGTGAGGGGGCTACAGAGACCCAAAACAGTTTAGAAAGCATCCTGGTCAGATGCCTGATGCCTGAGAAAAGATATGGCGACTGAGGTGCGGGGtcaagggaggtgggggagggaacgTTGGATGAGGAAGGCCCAGATTCAGGAAAGGGACCTCAGTTCACTGAGCgctcagcctctgcctctgtctcctgtcTGTCTGCAGGTCTGCGTGTCTGTTCCCAGCACTCTGCAAGGCTAGAAAAGAAGGAGGCACCTATCCAGAGTCCCTGCAGGTCAGTGAAAGTGGGATGGGGCACTGGACAGGTTGAGGGGACAGGTTTGGAGGGCACAGCTTAGGCAGAATTTGAGggccccactgcccaccccccactACATGTAATATACACACTTCCTGCCACGCTGAAGGTTGGTACAGAAGGTGgcagggcctgccctggaagTGGTTGGCTCTCACGTACAGGAGGAACGGTGTGGTAAAGTGTGTCACAAGGCACACTAAGAAGGCCGGTCCAGGTCAGGGAATCCCTGACAAGGGCGAGATGCAAGTGCTATCCGGAGCTGCATTCCACCCCCAGGCCCTCAGTCTCTCTTGTCTCCTCTttgtctcctctccccaccccaccccatcctcgcAGGGCAGGAAAAAGAGGCGACATCTCAACATGGAAAAACTCTGcaatgaaaatgaaggaaagctGGAAAGCGAGGGAAAGCCAGAAGATGAAGTAGAGCCTGAAAATGAAGGGAAGTCAGATGAGGAAGAAAAGCTGGAAGTGGAGAAGAAGTCAGAACACGTGCGAAAGCTCCAGAATGAGGGATGGCCAGAAGATGAGGGCTCACCATATGGTGAGGGGAAGCAAGAAAAGCAGGGCAAGTCTGAAGCCGAGGGAAAACCATATGGTGAGGGCAAGCCTGAATCCCAGGCAAAGCTGGAGAGCGAGGCACGGGCTGCTGAAAAGCGCCCGGCTGAAGATTATGTGCCCcggaaagcaaaaagaaaaacagacagggGGACGGATGATTCCCCCAAGGACCGTCAGGAGGACTTACAGGAAAGGCATTTGGGCAGTGAGGAGATGATGAGAGAATGTGGAGATATGTCACGGGCTCAGGAGGagctaaggaaaaaacagaaaatgggtGGTTTTCATTGGATGCAAAGAGATGTACAGGATCCCTTCACCCCAAGGGGGCAACGGGGTGTCAGGGGAATGAGAGGCGGAGGTAGGGGCCAAAGGGGCTTACATGATATCCCATATCTTTAATGCCTTTGGCCTTCCATTCTGACTCCTCCGGTGAGAATGTTGCTGACCCTGCTTTCCCTGGCAGGCATTTGCCAGGCTATGTGCTTTAACCTTAAGCTGATACTTTGCTTTAGGTGTCACTCTTGTTACCAGCAGCCTTTTGACCCAACTACAGTGCTCTCTGTGTTTCAGTAGGGGATTTTCAGCCACGTGCATGGAACAGATGTTCATGGTACActgtaaaataacaataaaggaaaaacagtTTTCAGAACCACATATACAGTATGAGCCCatttttgtgaaaatataaatgtCTGTATCATGCATTTGGCACAGAGAAAACTCTGGAAATGTGTGCACTAAATATTGGGCAATGGTTTTTCCTGCAAGGTAGCCAGAAAATAGGTCTCGCCTGCTCTCAGAAATGAGGCCAATCGCTTGATGGTTAGGTACTTACATGCCATTCCTCTGCAGGTGCGCTcatccccatctcttcccctcaTTGTAACCTTGTCAGTGGGCACTGCTGCTGCATCTCCTGGGTCCTCTACTGTCCTATGGCTCCTACCACgtgtgattctttttatttccattgctcaCTCATCTCCACTTTTTCCTAAATGATATGGATTATgtttgtcattaaaaaataactaaaaccaggggggagggtatagttcagtggtagagtgcatgcttaacatgcacgaggtcctgggttcaatccccagtacctccatttaaaaccaaataaataaacagaaaacctaaAACCAGAAAACAATGTGTGATAAGTGATTGGACTGTTCAGTGAGTTTATGATAGCAATTAAGACACTTAAAATTCCTTTTGTCAGAACCTACAATAATAGGTAAAACTCATGTTGACTCTGGTACTCATAGCTATACTCATAGCTAGAGGAATCAACTTCACAGTTATAACAGACACACTGCTGCAAGGGTCAGTGTTGTTAACTGTAAAATGGTGAGAATACTTGCCTCATGGGACTACCAACTGGATTAAATGAGGTACTGAGTATATGAGTTGGTTTAGACCCAGCCCCCCCCAAGATACTTGGGAGAGAAGTGGCTCCCATACTACTCCCATGCATTAGCAAGTATGTGGATGGAAGCAGACACTTAGAGGAGAACTGAGGGAGGTCTCACTTGTGCCCCAGGAACAAGTCCAAGCAGCTGAGAGATAGGTGCCACTCTCTCCTGGATAGTGCCCTGTCTGCTGGGCACTGTGCCCCTTCTCCTGGGTCCTATATCCATTACTGATACTATATAATGAGCTGGAGGCCTTAAGTTTCCAAAGCCCTATCAATTTATCTGAAGCCAATGCCCACCTACCCTTGATCTCTATAGAAGTGTAGATAAAGCCCTCTTTTCACCTTAGAGTTATGGTTACCTAGTTACCTGTATTTCCCTGGTGCTACTTGGGACTCTAATacctttcagacttttttttttaagcaaaatgatCATTTATGTGTATTTTGTTGGTTTGTGTTTTCGTGTGTTTTGCATACATAATTATCCTTATTACCAAATTCAGATACGGCAGGTTAGACCAGGAGGAAAACATCTGCATGATAGAGGCTGTACTGTTCTCACAGGTTAGTATCTCATCTGCAGACTCTCTTTCCTAGGTTGAATTCTCTCCCAGGAAACTTGTCAGGCCCTGCTTTAGCAGTTTAGCAGACCCACCAACATTTTTTAGTTTTAGATCCTTATTAGTGAACATGTGGTAATAGACCAGCTGCATCAGCAATACCTGAGAGCtaattagaaatgcagaatctcaggctctaCTCAGACCTACTGAGttagaatcttcattttaacaagatccccagatAATTCCTATACACATTgatgtttgagaagcactggatTAGAGGGAGACTCTTTCCaggctccccactcccaccttcaCGTGAAATATGTACCAGAAAGGGTAAATATATGCACCATATAAGGTACACATCATAGATTATTAAACAGATCCGTGTTTGTCAAACTGCAGTTACCCCTTCTCCCATGCATTAGTAATTAATTGAAATAATAGTAACTTAAAATTAATTCACTGGGTCAAGACTTgcaatttttaatgaaataagataaaacagagatgaatagagttaaatagaaaatatcaaatttcagGTAGTTAAGGTAAACATTGTTTTGTGAAATTTGTGTTTCAGttatgtctgtatgtgtatgcAACATGAGTTGTGATGAAAGATATATTTCTGACTCTGggctgtgttttttaaaaaaatgagaaactctgCACTGGACTCTTTGCATTGCAAAGCATATCCAGTCCATTTAATATACTCGTATCCCTAGTGCCCAGCACAGTACCTGATAAATAGTAGGCAAttactaaaatgtaaataataatgaCTAATTCAGAAACTCAGATTTTCCCCCAAGTTTAACCCCTGTCTACATAAATAAGCTTGGACAAATAACTTTTAATTGTCTAACAGCGTTTACTTACACATCCAGAAGGATCCAGGAGCCATGGACTTCACAGGATGAATAGAACCTACTGCAGTTCACAGCCCCACCTGTCATTAGTAAAAAGTATACACTCAACAGTACCAAGGAGAGCTCCTGGGCTGGCAGGAGTAGAATTTCTTAACCTCAGGAAGACAGGCTCTGCAAAGTGAAACTAAACAACTATGCAGTGCTGTAAAGGGGTGCAGTGGAGGGTTCTGTGTATGCCACAGGAGCACAGCCTCACAGAACAGAAGCATGACTGCAAGGATTGGAGGCCAAGGGGGAGGGGCTACCCTGGAGGGACAGCAGCTGAGCTACTTACAGATGCTCTTTCTCCATTTAGCTTGTGAGAATCAAGGCCTTGGGTTTTAGAGACAACATATGGTATATTAGTTTTGTGCTTGGATTCCCGATGGTTTCCAGTTTTAAGTGGAACCTAGAACAAGGAAAAGATCTACAGTAGGTCCAGGCTATAGTGCACAGTTAGAAAAAGAGGGATAAAGCAGTGGTCCAGTTTATGGATGTATTTTCTTGGTATGTTGACTTTAGATGCAAGTGGATGTCTGCTGCACTGTAGCCCTGCTCAGGAATGACTCAGAAAGCAGCGGAAGATAAATGACACCAGTGGGTACAATTTTGTTTGGTCCTTTTTGTATGAACACATCATGGCTGTAGATATGGATCTACTCTGGCTCATGTGCAATGATTAAAAGATTGGTCAGGGAATTGGAGAGAATTAAATTGGAAAATTAATGATGTGGAAGTCTGAGGAATAGGTTTATAGATAGCCACTCATAAAGGGCACAGATGGTACAGATATTTATGTCTCAAGATAAAATCATTTACTATTGTACAACCAATTACTACACACTTAACAGCTTAACAAAACATTTATTAGCTCacatttctgtaggtcagaagtctggcaCAGCATGGTTgtgttctctgctcagggtctcacgaGGTTAACATCAAGATGTCAGACTGAGTTCTCATCTGGAAACTCTGGGGGAAAATCTACTTCCAAgatcatttaggttgttttcagaattcagttccttgcagccTTAGGATTGTGGTCGTACACTTTTTCCTGGCTGCCAACTAGGCTATTTTCAGTTTGGAGAGGCTACTTGCATTCTTTACCATGAGGCTCACTCCATCTGCAAGTCATCGATAGCACATTGACTCTTTCTCATACTTCTACTCTCTgaattctctgtctctgacttGAGACCCCTCATTTAAAGGGGTGGTGTTATTAGGTaaggcccacctggataatcttcCCATGTTAAGGTCAATTGATTAGAGAACCTAATTACATTTGCAAGATGACTTCACAGAAATACGTGGATTGGTGCCTGACTGAATAACTGGAAGAAGGTATGTATACACCATCAGCTGGTAATTTGGTAGGCCATCTTTagattctgcctaccacagtctGCCTTCTGGTCCCCAAAGATTCATGTCCTTCCCAAACGCAAAACATATTCACCTTCTCCCAAGGTTCCCAAGGATTGCATCCCATTACATTGTTAGCTGAAAAGTCATCTCATCACTGAAATCTTTTAAACCAGATATGGATGAGGATCTTGGACATAACCATTAAGTGCAGTTCCTGAGGATATTCCTGTCCTGTGTGGACCTATGAAACTAAAGACACAAATTTTCTGCCCACAAAACTCCCAACATATGATGATGGAATAGACACAGGATAACAGTTACAGACAAACAGGGGGTAAATGGAAGCTAAAAAGGAGTCACTAGTCCAAAACAGCTCAACTTCCATTATTAGGTTTCAAGACCTGAGAATAATTCTTTGTAGCTCTCAGTTTCACCCTCTGTGCTCATGGCTTTGTCTTCTGGACTCTTAGCTCTGTATTCTGAGCTCTTGATTCTGTCCTCTGATTCAgccttcctttttcattaaaggtagcTTATGTTCCCAGTTAAGTAGTTTTATCAGGCTGCTCCCCACCAGGAGAGTTTTGGGGGTCTAATGTTCTCCTTTCATTTTGTACTGTTCTGTCACTTTCATTCCAAGCTGACAATGTTTCTGTTGATATAATTTTCTTAAGAACCTTGTTAGTCTTGAATAAATTGCACTGGGTTTTACTCCATTGGACAAAATCTACACACACAGTTATTTATGAGATCATTTTTATCTATCTTTGGCTCCTGCTGAGAGGGCTGAGTGTGGATGCACTTGGCCCGTAAAGGATGTGCATATTCCTTGCCGCATGGTGTCCTCCATCACCAAGCCAGTAGTGGCACAGTAAATCCTTCTCATACTTCATATCTCTGACTTCGTTGTCTCTGACCTCTAAGCCCTTAAGTATCCTAGAAACTGTTGGGTTTTGTTGAATGCACAAGTCATAATTTTTTGTCTCTCAAAAATGAGCTTTATGGGACTGAGTACTCTGACTTTATGTTTTGGAAGTTTCAGCAAAACATCATACTAGCCACATCCTCAGCTATTTCTTTATGTCATACTTTCAGGAGGCATTTCTTAATTTTAGTGTATTTTGCCATTTGAGTAGGGTGGAAATCATCAAGCCCTATTTCCTTTTTAACAGATATTCCCTCAATTTGTCTCTCTCCTGCCACATTTTGAtataaatagtaagaaaaaacCAGGCCATACCTCAGCACTTTTCTTAGAAATCTCCTCAGCCAAGTATCTGAGTTTATCACTTACAAGTTCTGCTTTCCACTGAACTGTATGAGATAACTTCACTCATCATTCTGCTACTACATATGAGGATATTCCTCCTGCAGTTTCCAATAACATGTTCCTCACATCGTTCTGGACCTGTGCTAGCAGGGTCTTTGAGGTGTATATGCTTACTTACAGTTGGTTCAAAGCAATAATGTTCCTCAAAATTTCCCCAGCCTCCACCTACTGCCCAGTTCCCAAGCCACTTgcacatttttaggtatttggTTCTTTCAATGCCAAAatctgtgttagttttctattactAGATAACAAATTACTTCAAAtttagtggctgaaaacaacactCATTTATTACCTGACAGTGTCTGACAGCTGGGATGGGGGAGAAAGGGAGCCCTGTATTTTGGCCACAGAAGCCTGGAATCCATCTCACTGAGCTTGGAAAGTGGGGAGGAAGTAATCTTGGTTCAAATATTACAGATTTCAGCTTTCTTACTATTTGTAGATTTTCTTGAAAGGATGTTTCTTCATGCTGTTTGTTCTTAGGACCATTTCCAAAGATCTTTAATGgctgattttgatttttaaaatataatttttaccaCTTTCATTGGGGACCAGGTCAGTGGGGCTCTTCATGCTGCCATGCCAGAAGTCaatattccattttttcttcATAGTGTTTCATTcccactttctctctcctcttctttcggGACTTTgattatacagttgacccttgaacaatgcagtgGTTAGCGGCACCAACCCCCTGCACAGTTGGAAAAATCCATGGATACCTTCTGACTCCCCAAAACTTAACTACTAATAACTACTATTAATGGGAGCCTTAATGATAACATAAACAGtcaattaaaacatattttttgtgTTATATGTGTTATATACTGTACTCTTGcaataaagtaagctagagaaaagaaaacgttattaagaaaatcataagtaaaagaaaacacatttacagTACTGTATTGTATTTATTGATACAGTAAGATTACATAGTCTGTCAATGCCTACATCAATATTGCCTTATATGTACAAAACACTGTCACTGTTATACATATTATTAACACTAGACATCAAAAACGAAAAGATtgtgtgaaaaagaaattcatacttATTTACAGGTATAGCGATTCATGAACTGATAACGAGGTAGCAATATGACTGCTTTACGGCAGCCTAGTATAGTCAATACCATTGCGTCACTAATGAATGAATCGTTATGAAATTGTTATAGCATACAGTATTACAGTTATACTCATAATACAGCACTGGAAAcattgttacacacacacacacacacacacagacacacacacacacaaactacttACCTGTGATGATGATGGCCTGATGTGCAGTTTCTCCaattatgagagagagagagagagagagagaggcatacTGTATggtaatgtaattctttgaaagcaaagttacaaaacagtaagaaaactaacacattattaatttatattaaatatcactcaCTTTATGCCTATGTAAGAATAAGTTACCCACTTTAATACAAGTCTTGCACACGATGTTCTACAcctatatttttgtatatttattgaaaaaaaatctgtatataagtggacccatgctgTTCAAACCGTGTTACATGTTCATGGATCAACTGTACATACATTAGATTTTTTCCCACCATATCCCATTAGTTTCTCACAATCTTTTCTGTATAGTCTATCCTtttgcctctctctgcctcagtctaGAGATTAGCACCAGTTCAGAGCCTTTAGGTAATAACTCCCAGAAGGTcttgctatttctatttctctttctcttgtgcACAGTCACTCTGAAAAGTGTCTGCACTGGAAAAGATTTCAAGGAAGATTCATAGTATACACCAGTGACTGCAGGGTCCTACCTTAGAGGTACCCTGCCTTCCCCTCAGCTGGGTAAGAAGCTGAAAACCTCCACTACAGCAACCTGAATTAGGAAAAAGCAgatctagactttttttttctgcctgaatATGTCAGACAGCATCCTACAGGCTGCACAATTCGTTCATTTTCAGGAATGCTCTGATTAGCTATCACCACAGGTCCTGTGGGTCAAACATGCTCTAATTACCATTTCATCCCTGTGGCTCTGTGGTAGTTGCATGCACCTTATCTCATATGATTAAGCACTGTCACCCGACCTCCACCACTCTGGAATCCCTTCATTCACATTAAGATCAAGAAGCCCAATTCCACTGCAGAATTCTCCACCATCATCTTCAGCCTACAGAGCACAGGCCCACAGAAATCTTCAAGGGTGCTGGTGACCTTCTCCCCAATGCCTTTGAACATGTCTGCACAAATGCCCATATCCCATATATCAGGGTTCCACTCCTTCCCTATTAGTGTCCTTACCTTATTGTAAAACCCATAGCAGGTAGAGCATTTAATTGGCAGTGGAACTCAGTGACACTATGAGGAAACAAGCTTGGTCATCAGCTTTATCTGTTCTAAGATGAGGGACTCCTTTAAATACACCATGCAGGATTTCTGGTGCTCTACAtgcattttctgttgttttttcatAGCTTTCAATTTCGTTTTTCCTATGCATACTTTTTAGGAACCTCAGATGAACATGGGAAACTCCACAACCCTCTGGACAATTATTTTGGACACAGTGCTATTAAATGACACAACAGCTTGATTCCCCAAACTTTGGTTTCCACCTGTACTTCATTCCATGCCACCAGTGGTGGTAATTTGAGTTAGTGTGATACTACTACATGCATGCTATGTACCAGGGAACCTCTCCCAAcaccttctccccactctcctGACCTCCACGGTAAAGAGGTAATTATTTTCCCTCCTCAAATTAGCAACACAGTTCTTGGGATAACTTCTGGTATCTATTACTGTATCTGAGAAGTACATGACAGGAAATAGGGAGCTtatttgcattagaaaatttgagaggagttttttttaaaggacagtaCACAAAGATGTGGGGAAAGCACTGGAGAATCACAAAGGATAGTGCAATACTCCATGGTTAGTGTAGGTAGGATTATCTAGGCCTGAGGGACAAAGGGAAAGAGGGGTTACTGTAAGCTGGAGATACAGAGCCTAAATGGAAAGGGCAACCTTCTAGGAAACTCTGGAGAAATGACTCACTCAGAATCTGGTGACACTACAGGGAACAAGCTGGGAAGGAAATTTCCTGACCACATTGTCCTTTATTGACTCTCAAAGGACAAGGGAGCCCTTTGATGTAGTTGATACAGGTTAGATTCCCTGGAATACAGAGCAGGGTGGAAGAGGATAGAAAGTGAATCCAG
Protein-coding regions in this window:
- the TCEAL6 gene encoding transcription elongation factor A protein-like 6; translation: MEKLCNENEGKLESEGKPEDEVEPENEGKSDEEEKLEVEKKSEHVRKLQNEGWPEDEGSPYGEGKQEKQGKSEAEGKPYGEGKPESQAKLESEARAAEKRPAEDYVPRKAKRKTDRGTDDSPKDRQEDLQERHLGSEEMMRECGDMSRAQEELRKKQKMGGFHWMQRDVQDPFTPRGQRGVRGMRGGGRGQRGLHDIPYL